One window from the genome of Terriglobia bacterium encodes:
- a CDS encoding ABC transporter permease, which yields MLRLAGRRLITAAATLLIVGLVVFALAGMSPGDPASSEGGEEGLARVSPEQRAEIKALYHLDEPILVRFALWLRDVGEGNLGWSFHDRRPVSEKIAERLPVTLSLNLVSITLMLGVAVPLGAAAAARRGSWVDRATGAASYALYSVPAFWTALLLQIVFSVRLRWLPLHGLASPDADAWGIPARLLDGFAHLLLPAVCLAYPGIAYVSRFVRGTLVDSGLAEAGRAARARGLSRSAVLIRHGFRQASVPLLTLAGFLLPALVGGSVIIETIFAIPGLGRLYVEAMFERDVPVIMGLTLLSGAATLAGILVADLAYAAADPRVRRG from the coding sequence TTGCTCCGTCTTGCCGGCCGCCGGTTGATCACCGCCGCGGCGACGCTGCTCATCGTCGGCCTGGTGGTGTTCGCGCTGGCGGGAATGTCGCCGGGAGATCCGGCTTCCTCCGAGGGCGGCGAGGAGGGGCTCGCGCGCGTCTCACCGGAGCAGCGTGCGGAGATCAAGGCGCTGTACCACCTCGACGAGCCGATCCTGGTGCGGTTCGCGCTCTGGCTCCGTGACGTGGGCGAAGGAAACCTCGGGTGGTCGTTTCACGACCGCCGCCCGGTGTCCGAGAAGATCGCCGAGCGCCTGCCGGTGACGCTCTCGCTGAACCTGGTCTCGATCACGCTCATGCTGGGCGTCGCGGTGCCACTCGGGGCGGCGGCGGCCGCGCGCCGGGGAAGCTGGGTCGACCGCGCCACCGGCGCAGCGAGCTATGCCCTCTACTCGGTCCCGGCGTTCTGGACGGCGTTGCTGCTCCAAATCGTCTTCTCGGTCCGCCTGCGATGGCTTCCTCTGCACGGACTGGCCTCGCCGGACGCCGACGCCTGGGGGATTCCCGCGCGGCTCCTGGACGGGTTCGCGCACCTTCTGCTTCCCGCGGTGTGCCTCGCCTATCCGGGGATCGCGTACGTGTCCCGCTTCGTGCGAGGGACCCTCGTCGACAGCGGGCTCGCCGAGGCGGGGCGTGCCGCGAGGGCGCGGGGCCTCTCCCGGAGCGCGGTGCTGATCCGCCACGGGTTCCGGCAGGCGTCGGTCCCACTGCTCACCCTCGCCGGGTTCCTGCTGCCGGCGCTCGTTGGGGGTTCGGTGATCATCGAGACGATCTTCGCGATCCCCGGACTTGGGCGCCTCTACGTCGAGGCGATGTTCGAGCGGGACGTACCGGTGATCATGGGTCTGACGCTCTTGTCCGGAGCGGCGACCCTCGCGGGAATCCTCGTCGCGGACCTCGCGTATGCGGCCGCCGATCCGAGGGTCCGCCGTGGCTAG